One window from the genome of Alkalihalobacillus sp. LMS6 encodes:
- a CDS encoding S8 family peptidase — protein MIALVGTPSISEAAEDKKSYLIGFEAAEEVEQFKTDLENEVGIQSTDEIDVTYEFKDIPVLAVEMTKEEFNELESENGISYIEEDQEVTTMAQSIPWGIDRIGAPAAQAAGVTGSGVNVAVLDTGIDPHPDLNVQGGVSFVPGESGSDDGNGHGTHVAGTIAALDNNEGVLGVAPDVDLFAVKVLSASGSGSISSIAQGLEWAADNDMDVANLSLGSPSPSQTLEQAVNDASDSGVLVVAASGNSGTASLGYPARYENAMAVGATDQSDNLASFSQYGEGLDIVAPGVGVESTYPGGGYDSLSGTSMATPHVAGAAALVKQQNPGWTNEQIRAHLNDTATDLGDSFRFGSGLLDAENALQ, from the coding sequence ATGATTGCTCTGGTAGGAACACCATCTATTTCAGAAGCAGCTGAGGACAAGAAGTCCTATCTAATCGGCTTTGAAGCAGCTGAAGAAGTCGAACAATTCAAAACAGATTTAGAAAATGAAGTAGGAATTCAATCTACCGATGAAATTGATGTAACCTATGAATTTAAAGATATACCTGTTCTTGCCGTTGAAATGACTAAGGAAGAATTTAATGAATTAGAATCAGAGAATGGCATTTCTTATATTGAAGAAGATCAAGAAGTAACGACAATGGCGCAAAGCATTCCTTGGGGTATTGATCGAATCGGCGCACCAGCCGCTCAAGCCGCCGGTGTTACTGGCAGTGGCGTAAATGTCGCTGTTTTGGACACTGGAATTGATCCACATCCTGATTTAAATGTTCAGGGCGGTGTGAGTTTTGTGCCTGGAGAAAGTGGTTCCGATGACGGAAATGGGCACGGGACGCATGTGGCCGGAACGATTGCTGCATTAGATAATAACGAAGGCGTCTTAGGCGTTGCACCTGATGTTGATCTTTTTGCAGTAAAAGTATTAAGTGCATCTGGTTCAGGCTCCATTAGTTCCATTGCGCAAGGACTCGAGTGGGCGGCAGATAATGACATGGATGTAGCAAACTTAAGCCTTGGTAGCCCTTCCCCAAGTCAAACATTAGAACAAGCTGTTAACGATGCCTCAGATAGTGGTGTACTCGTTGTTGCTGCTTCAGGAAATTCTGGCACCGCTTCTCTTGGATATCCTGCACGCTACGAAAATGCAATGGCGGTAGGTGCTACGGATCAGTCTGACAATCTGGCAAGCTTTTCGCAATATGGCGAAGGTCTTGACATTGTTGCACCAGGTGTCGGGGTAGAAAGTACGTACCCAGGTGGAGGTTATGATAGCTTGAGCGGTACATCAATGGCAACGCCACATGTTGCAGGTGCTGCGGCGCTTGTCAAACAGCAAAACCCTGGCTGGACAAATGAACAAATTCGCGCACACTTAAACGATACAGCAACAGACCTTGGCGATTCATTCCGATTTGGAAGTGGCTTGTTAGATGCTGAAAATGCTTTGCAGTAA
- the rbsB gene encoding ribose ABC transporter substrate-binding protein RbsB — MKKVTLTFATVGLAAFLGACSMDSPGSDDAENGNGSGDSEENGEYTVGLSVSTLNNPFFVTLEDGAVEKAEELGMSIETVDAQDDSSKQVNDVEDLIQRGVDLILINPTDSSAVSAAIQSANDAGIPVITVDRDAEGGEVVTHIASDNVAGGEMAGEYLLELVGEGAPVAELEGIPGASAARERGEGFHNVAQESLDIATSQPANFDRAEGLTVMENILQSNPDIEGVFAHNDEMALGALEAISAAGRDDIVVVGFDATDDAVASVENGELAGTIAQQPTLIGEEAVQAAYSVLNDEEVEDFIPVELELISQ, encoded by the coding sequence ATGAAAAAAGTAACATTAACATTCGCAACAGTAGGGTTAGCGGCATTTTTAGGAGCATGTTCGATGGATTCACCAGGTTCAGACGATGCAGAAAACGGCAACGGCTCAGGGGACAGCGAAGAGAACGGTGAATATACCGTTGGGTTATCCGTATCAACATTAAACAACCCATTCTTTGTTACATTAGAAGACGGAGCTGTTGAAAAAGCAGAAGAATTGGGAATGAGTATTGAAACCGTTGATGCGCAAGACGATAGTTCCAAACAAGTGAATGACGTAGAAGATTTAATTCAACGTGGAGTCGATTTAATTTTGATCAATCCGACTGATTCATCGGCCGTATCCGCAGCAATTCAATCTGCAAATGATGCGGGTATTCCAGTTATTACGGTTGACCGTGATGCAGAAGGTGGAGAGGTTGTCACGCATATCGCTTCGGACAATGTTGCAGGAGGCGAGATGGCTGGAGAGTACTTACTAGAATTAGTAGGGGAAGGAGCTCCTGTTGCTGAATTAGAAGGCATTCCTGGTGCATCTGCCGCTCGTGAAAGAGGAGAAGGCTTTCACAATGTTGCGCAAGAATCGCTTGATATTGCAACGAGCCAGCCAGCGAATTTTGACCGTGCAGAAGGGTTAACGGTTATGGAAAATATTCTTCAAAGTAATCCAGATATCGAGGGAGTATTTGCTCATAACGACGAAATGGCATTAGGTGCGCTTGAAGCCATTTCAGCAGCAGGTCGTGATGACATTGTTGTGGTAGGTTTTGACGCTACCGATGATGCAGTAGCTTCCGTTGAGAATGGCGAACTTGCTGGAACGATTGCACAACAACCTACACTTATTGGGGAAGAAGCCGTTCAAGCGGCATATTCCGTGCTCAATGACGAAGAGGTAGAAGACTTTATTCCTGTCGAACTTGAGTTGATTAGCCAATAA
- the rbsC gene encoding ribose ABC transporter permease (functions to transport ribose at high affinity; forms a complex with RbsA2C2B) has translation MFDNKRFKALAATLGPFIGLFLIILVISILNPSFLSTANLLNVLRQVSINALIAFGMTFVILTGGIDLSVGAILAFSGAVTATMLASGVDPVLAILVGLLVGAILGAINGIIIAKGKVAPFIATLATMTIYRGATLMFTDGRPVSGLGDSTLFQMIGGGYFFGIPMPAITMLISFLILYFILKKTTFGRRVYAVGGNEEASILSGIKVDRIKIYVYSLTGFLAAVAGVILTSRLNSAQPTAGTMYELDAIAAVVLGGTSLTGGRGWIVGTLIGALIIGVLNNGLNLLGVSSFFQQVVKGSVILLAVLLDRRKTA, from the coding sequence ATGTTCGACAATAAAAGATTTAAAGCACTTGCTGCAACGCTTGGTCCGTTTATTGGCTTATTTTTAATTATTCTTGTTATTAGCATTTTAAATCCAAGCTTTCTTTCGACGGCGAACTTGTTAAACGTCCTTAGACAAGTGTCGATTAATGCACTCATTGCATTTGGGATGACGTTTGTCATTTTAACAGGTGGAATTGATTTATCCGTCGGTGCCATCCTTGCTTTTTCTGGTGCAGTGACGGCTACAATGCTTGCGTCAGGCGTGGATCCTGTCCTCGCGATTCTTGTTGGCTTGCTTGTTGGGGCAATTTTAGGTGCTATTAACGGCATCATTATCGCAAAAGGAAAGGTAGCTCCTTTTATCGCCACGCTTGCGACAATGACGATTTATCGTGGTGCAACCTTAATGTTCACCGATGGTCGCCCGGTTTCTGGTCTAGGTGATTCAACGTTGTTCCAAATGATTGGCGGCGGCTACTTCTTTGGCATTCCGATGCCTGCCATTACGATGCTGATTAGTTTTCTAATCCTCTACTTCATTTTAAAGAAAACCACGTTTGGTCGTCGAGTGTACGCGGTAGGTGGGAATGAAGAGGCATCCATCTTATCTGGAATCAAAGTGGATCGAATTAAAATTTATGTCTACTCGTTAACAGGATTTTTGGCAGCGGTTGCAGGTGTGATATTAACATCTCGTTTAAATTCTGCTCAGCCTACAGCAGGGACGATGTATGAATTAGATGCCATTGCTGCTGTTGTGTTAGGTGGAACAAGTTTAACAGGTGGTAGAGGTTGGATTGTAGGAACACTCATCGGTGCTTTAATCATCGGTGTTTTAAATAATGGATTAAATTTACTAGGTGTCAGTTCATTTTTTCAACAAGTTGTAAAAGGGAGCGTTATTTTGCTGGCGGTCTTACTAGATCGTAGAAAAACAGCTTAA
- a CDS encoding glycerol dehydrogenase, giving the protein MSEKIFISPSKYVQGRDTLDKSGEYISGYGKTAMVIADKNVWDIAATRVAGSLKEHDLHVIEVMFEGEASSKEIERISEQANKENVDIIVGVGGGKTLDTAKGVRDSVEGAACAVIPTTASTDAPTSALSVIYSDKGVFERYRFYTKNPDLVLLDTTIIAAAPPHFLVAGIADALATWVEARASLEARGTTMAGGQATIASKAIAEKCEQTLFEYGLLAYESNKRQVVSYALEQIVEANTLLSGLGFESAGLALAHAVHNGFTVLDGDIHKKSHGEKVAFGILTQLAYEARDKEEINRYISLLQQLHLPTTFEDLHIKDLDRDELKKVAETALQEGESSHNMASVPTVDDVVDAMIAADQYSIAYRENN; this is encoded by the coding sequence ATGAGCGAAAAAATCTTTATTAGTCCAAGTAAATATGTGCAAGGCCGTGACACGCTAGATAAATCTGGCGAGTATATTTCTGGTTACGGAAAAACAGCAATGGTCATTGCAGATAAAAATGTATGGGATATTGCAGCAACCCGTGTCGCTGGTAGCCTAAAAGAACATGATCTCCATGTAATTGAAGTGATGTTTGAAGGAGAAGCGTCATCAAAAGAGATTGAACGAATTAGCGAACAAGCAAATAAAGAAAACGTTGATATTATCGTTGGTGTTGGAGGCGGGAAAACACTCGATACGGCTAAAGGCGTTAGAGATTCCGTAGAGGGTGCGGCATGCGCTGTTATTCCAACAACAGCCTCTACAGATGCGCCCACAAGTGCCTTATCCGTTATTTATTCCGATAAAGGTGTTTTCGAGCGCTATCGCTTTTATACTAAGAATCCTGACCTTGTCCTTCTCGATACAACAATCATTGCTGCAGCGCCTCCACACTTCCTCGTAGCTGGCATTGCAGATGCATTGGCAACATGGGTCGAAGCGCGAGCAAGCTTAGAAGCACGTGGGACAACAATGGCTGGCGGACAAGCAACCATTGCTTCAAAAGCTATTGCAGAGAAATGCGAGCAAACGTTATTCGAATATGGACTACTTGCATATGAATCAAATAAACGCCAAGTTGTCTCTTATGCACTTGAACAAATTGTTGAAGCGAATACGCTATTAAGTGGGTTAGGCTTTGAAAGTGCTGGACTCGCACTTGCCCATGCGGTTCATAACGGATTCACCGTCTTAGATGGCGATATCCATAAAAAGAGCCATGGTGAAAAAGTCGCGTTTGGTATTTTAACTCAACTTGCTTATGAAGCACGTGACAAGGAAGAAATCAATCGCTACATTTCACTACTTCAACAACTTCATCTGCCAACGACGTTTGAAGATCTTCATATTAAAGATCTTGATCGTGATGAATTGAAAAAAGTGGCAGAAACCGCTCTTCAAGAAGGCGAAAGCAGCCACAATATGGCAAGTGTTCCAACCGTTGATGATGTTGTCGATGCGATGATAGCTGCAGATCAGTATTCTATTGCTTATCGTGAAAACAACTAA
- a CDS encoding SOS response-associated peptidase has translation MCGRFTLFHSSNELEKVFEISFPSIEPNYNLAPSQPILTISNEMNEAKASFMRWGLIPYWAKREDVGQKMINARAETLHEKRSFKNLLANNRCIIPASSFYEWKKENGKKQPYVIESTDQQVLAFAGLWDSWRNTKTNETIQSCTILTTVASENIKTIHPRMPVVLEEGNRQAWLDPTITNYDQLSFLFQPISPKHLQSRSVSTLVNNPKHNGPQLLETIKKTAHL, from the coding sequence ATGTGTGGTCGCTTTACTTTGTTTCATTCTTCAAATGAATTAGAGAAGGTATTTGAAATCTCGTTTCCATCTATTGAACCGAACTATAATCTTGCGCCATCACAACCCATTTTAACCATTTCCAATGAAATGAACGAAGCGAAAGCTAGCTTTATGCGATGGGGCTTAATTCCTTACTGGGCAAAGCGTGAAGACGTTGGACAAAAAATGATCAATGCCCGCGCAGAAACATTGCACGAAAAGCGCAGTTTTAAAAACTTACTTGCGAACAATCGCTGCATCATTCCAGCCAGCAGTTTCTATGAATGGAAAAAAGAAAATGGAAAAAAGCAACCTTATGTCATTGAATCTACGGATCAGCAAGTCTTAGCCTTCGCTGGACTGTGGGATTCTTGGAGAAACACCAAAACCAACGAAACCATTCAATCGTGTACAATTTTAACGACAGTCGCGAGCGAGAACATCAAAACCATTCATCCTCGAATGCCTGTTGTTTTGGAAGAAGGCAATCGACAAGCATGGCTTGACCCTACCATTACGAACTATGATCAACTGTCCTTTTTATTTCAGCCTATTAGTCCTAAGCATCTTCAATCTAGAAGCGTAAGCACCTTAGTAAACAACCCAAAACATAATGGCCCTCAACTTTTAGAGACAATAAAAAAGACAGCGCATTTGTAA
- a CDS encoding alpha/beta fold hydrolase, producing the protein MWKQQMVVTKRGVFEVFIKGKGAPLCVTHHYSTFNKSGDYFAEVFTSSYKVFLINLREAGHSERMMEPYQLSMVETIYDLEAIRTACGLSKWGFAGHSTGGMLGVLYGIHYSQCLSCLILVGAAAREYASNSLDCIYHNQHPSYKKMQQLLNKITDVTLTAEERGLSKVERTKLSLFYPSKYHEYFNREIRKDLNRRRLAFFSREVKIFDVTKQLYRIQTPTFILCGRHDVQCPVNYSIEMAELIPSAHLKLFEESNHYPFLEEPTLFKQEVLKFNLQ; encoded by the coding sequence ATGTGGAAACAACAAATGGTCGTAACGAAAAGAGGCGTATTCGAAGTGTTTATAAAGGGAAAGGGTGCACCTTTGTGCGTAACGCACCACTACTCTACATTCAATAAATCAGGAGATTATTTTGCTGAAGTGTTTACCTCTTCTTATAAGGTGTTTCTAATAAATCTCAGAGAGGCTGGTCATTCTGAACGTATGATGGAACCGTATCAGCTAAGTATGGTTGAAACGATCTATGATTTAGAAGCAATACGTACTGCCTGTGGATTAAGCAAGTGGGGATTCGCGGGCCATTCAACAGGAGGGATGCTAGGTGTTTTATATGGGATCCATTATTCACAATGTTTATCTTGTTTAATTCTAGTAGGTGCGGCAGCCCGTGAATACGCTTCGAATTCATTGGATTGTATTTATCATAATCAGCATCCTTCTTATAAGAAAATGCAGCAACTCCTTAATAAAATCACTGATGTAACGTTAACAGCTGAAGAGAGAGGGTTAAGTAAGGTTGAGAGAACAAAATTATCCCTTTTTTACCCATCGAAATATCATGAATATTTCAATAGAGAAATTAGGAAAGATCTGAATAGAAGACGATTGGCATTCTTTAGTAGAGAAGTAAAAATCTTTGATGTAACTAAACAACTCTATCGCATTCAGACGCCTACGTTTATTCTTTGTGGGCGGCATGATGTTCAGTGCCCGGTAAATTATTCAATTGAGATGGCAGAGCTTATTCCAAGTGCTCACCTGAAACTGTTTGAAGAAAGCAACCATTATCCGTTTCTAGAAGAACCAACCCTTTTTAAACAAGAAGTTTTGAAATTTAACCTGCAATAA